Part of the Chroicocephalus ridibundus chromosome 17, bChrRid1.1, whole genome shotgun sequence genome is shown below.
tcaagcttttttctttttaaacttgctGCAGGGGAACACATTAATTAAAGATTAAGCATTTAGGACCATGATAGGTCCTAGGTTAAGGAGAGCAATGTCTAGTTTAGTAATGAAAATTACTATGGTATGTACTGGTATATGTCACAAGATACCTTAATTGCAAGAACAATCACAGACTCCAGCGCTGAAGATCAGCGCCCTCAGGAACTGCAAGCTTTGGTCTCAGTCTGCTCCGTGACTGGGAGTTCATCAGCAAAGAGAGATGAGCCTAAACAAGCCTCGTTAACAAACCACAGCTCATACTCCTGCCTCTCCAAATACTTCCCTAGACACAATCCTCTGAACGCTGTGTCCTTGTACAGGcctatgtggggttttttgggttatTACCAATTTTGAAAAGTTCTCAGTAACTAAAAGCAACAAATACTCTGTTACAACCTTCTGCTTCTATTTAAAGTCATTCTGCTTAACTTGTCTTGCCTCTTTTCCTAAGGTACTTTGCTTTGGTTCAAAAATTCATCCAGCTGCAGCAGAATGATTAAAAAAGTCATCCAATCCATAGTAAATCAAATGGGTTCAGGATCAGACCTGGTCCTAGTTCACAGCATCTTAGACCAAGAACAGATCAGACCTCTCTGTCTAGTGacaatccaagagaaaaaaatgttccaGAAATCTCCCCACTACAGACGGGCACCTTTCAAACTTGAGGACGTGCTGCTGCCTGGAGAAGATGATAAAAGCACAGGTAAAGCCCACATTTATCAATCTTAAACTCACAATTTCCACAGACGAAACATTTGTACCATTTGTGGCTGAACTCTACCATGTCCCCTCTTTCTCTTGTATGCTTAACAGTTACAATACCGAGTCTGTGTAATCACACTTAAAGTAATGCATCGAATTATTTCAGAGTCCCTCTTTCCCAAAGGAGGCCATCGAGAACCAATGCAATTTACAGTCACAAAAAGTGTCAATGACAGAGTTGATGGTAATCTAAGCCTTCCTGTTGAGCCTGCAAACATAGAGGTGAACGCAGCTGCCTCCGCATCCAAAGAGTGGTCCATCAAGCTGGAGATGAACCACATACCGGTACAAGAAATTCAGGCACTTAGTACAAAAAGGTAAGGCAAGCACAAAGGGAGAACGCGCCCTCCGGTCATCCTCCTCTACTCCAATGGTTTTTCAACAGCCAAAACCCAAGATTAAGACCCGAGAGCATGCATTCTCCCTAACTATGAATACTTCTGGAAGACAGGAAAGAGAGGCGATAAAGATTCCTTAAGAGCTTTGTAATGCTTATAGATTTCTTTGCAATTCAGAAAGCAGGAACACCTCAACATAGAGTCAAGCCATCTTTTCTCACAGTTTGTACCTGGAGAGGAGCATATAAATCAGGACAGATCACCTGCATGACCTGCCAGGCAATGGTCTTGCTGCCCCACTTCCCCTCAGACACAGAAGGGAAACACATTGAGGACAGCAAGAATTGCAGcccattttctgccattttttccccccgGAAGCCCCCGATGTTGTGATATTTACATGTACTCATGTAACATGAGAAAGGACACAAGCATAAGGTTCCTGGCTCCAAGTAGACCACAGTGGCTTTTGTCATAACTCACAGAAAAACAGCTATGATGTTGCaacctttttctcttttagaaaaataaatatgaatcacTCCTTCATTCAACAACTACAGAAATCAGGAGAGCGTTTACACATGGTGTATGAAACAATAGAAACCTCAGAAGACACCACCTGCAAAGCATCCTCCGAGATTGGGGGGGGCCTCAAGACCTGGATTTACGCCAAATTGTGTGCAAAGGTTTGATTTCTCTTCAGGCTCAGGAGTCAGTCCTTCCTAAAGATCTGCATGCCATCCACGCCTagtaacagatttatttttttttcaccattgaCCAGGGCactagagagaaaaaacaaagcataacTATACCCAAGGGCTGCACTCTGGCATTCAGGGTAATCCCGCTGGACATTACAGATGGATCATGGGGTAGGTAACTTTCAGAATCTACCAATTTCTCCATTCAGGAAACAACGCaggggaggaaaaacattttctgaagtatCATGCAACCTCATGGCCACCCTTAGCTCACTTGCAAGGACATGAACATATGCACTACAAGTGACAGAAATCACCTGGGAAAGGGACATAAATAGCGCATAACTTAGAAGAACTGCTTGGGAAAGAGATGCAGTTTAGTGGGGGAGGACTGGTAAGGAAATGAAAGAGGGATACTGGCAGTCTCAGCTCGAAGGCTCAGGAAGCACAGAGCTCCCGTTGAAAAACAGCAGAGGGCAgaggtttgtttgctttgcttttcctactcaaaagaaaaaagccagggAGAAAAAAGGGTGGCTGACCCTTCAGTGGGAAGACAGTCGTAAAAGACGCTTACGCTGGATAGGTAGAGAAAGGGAGGTCCGAGATCCACAAAAACCTGCTGCAGGATTTTAGAGACCGCATTTGGCTTGGTTCCCCTATGCCCTGTGCTTCCCACGCCTGCATGGACCTTGCTGAGTGTCAGCTGTCACTTTAATTGACTTGTATTTCAACACACTTACTGGCCGATCCAGACCCTAACATAAGGCACGCGACAGCAAGGAACAAGGTCCAGGAATAACCAGTTCTAAATGAACTGGGCAGAAGACAGATGCGCTGCAGAAAAGCGCAAACACCCGTCTGACCTACAACTAGCATGCAAGAATTCAGACCTGGGACACCAGTATCTTCCGCTTTAAAAacaacactggggaaaaaaccacccatccagctttcagtatttttctaaatCGGCAATGCTCTTTTTATCCTGTTGCAGATCTTGACTATTTCACATCCAAATCACTGCTCGTATCTGATGGTAAGCAATGCATTTTACTACTTTGACTTGCACTACTTTTACCCGCTTTGGGTGAGATGGAATTTCTCAAGATAAACACAAACCTCCAAAAGCAATGTGTTTTCTGTAGAGTGTCATCTATTACCTGAGACATGACAACTGTCCCACTCAAAATTGaacactgcttttgaaaacactCATAGAAATATGTGAAATTCTAAGTTTAGGGGTGCCAGGGAACCTCTTGTGGGACTGCCTAGTTTAGAAGTGACATATTTGgactctttctgtttttcaggtttCTCAACAGGAAAATTAGGAGAACTGGAGGTAGAAGTTAGAGGCACTTGTCAAGTTCTGTCCAAGTTGTCTCTTGATGTGTCTGTCATACTTTTAAAAGCCATCAAAGCTGTGATGAGAGACAGGAACCTCTTTCAAGAACTGACCCAGAAAGTAAGTAAAGTTCTTTTTACTGCCAGAATTCATAAATACAGAGACATCCATGATCACACCTCTTGCCCCAGAAGTCATCTCTCCTGTGCCACAACTATCAATCCGAAAATCCTTCACGCAGCACATCTGCCTGGTCTCCATCACCCTACAGAGAAAGGCGGCGCTCAGGAGACAGTCAAGTGCTGAAATATGTCCTGATATATATCCTAGCAGATCTACCTGCAGGTATCACACCATTTACATTTCATATTCTGTCTTTAACTGGAGCCAGTGTGAACACTAAAGCCTCAATTACAGCCTCACAAATAGCTTAGGGAGGGGAGGCAGATATTACATGGCTGCTCACATGCTTCTGTAGTTAGACCGGAAGGGATTATCAGCAGTTTCTTCTCTTAAATCCTgacgtttttttttcttaccccccTAGATGGAAGCAGTTCTTCATGAAACTGGTAGTTGTGAGCTGAAAACAGAAAGCCCAGACTTAAAAAACCTGTTGAGCATCTTACAGTATTCTTCAAGACAACTTCTCCTTCAGATGGCAGGAGCAATCGCCTATGTTCTTGACGCGTTAGACGGTAAGGCTTTCTGTCCATTTTCATAGAGAAATCCAGTAGCAGCAGAATATATTAAGAGCATTTCTACCAACAAGACTAACAGAGTATAGAAACCTTACAGAGTGAGAGACTTACAGAGgatttacataaaataatttcttaggtTGTGGGAATGAAGTTGGTTTATGCTGAGAGCACAGGCCTGTCCATAGCAGCTGCTGTTCAGCAACAGCTGGAGAGTCGCAGAGCAGCGACTGCCAGGAGTGTTATACCAGATTATCACTGGGTCCAGGAAGAGCATGCACAGGGGGATCCTTGAAAAGAGGGCTTGATGTCAGAACTGAAACGTGAGTTAAGACAGCAAGACCATCTTACAGAAAGAGCAGTGCAAATTCCAGGGTTCTTCTCCCAAGGCTGCCACAAAACATGGTTTGaatctcccctccacccccttgGTCTCTACACTCAACACCACCATCACCTGTACCCAGAAGAACAGCTGTATTCATCTCACAGGGGGGCTGCACTAACCATTTAGTTTAAAATACCTGAAGAACTTTTGACCAAGCAGGCATTCCCTGCAAGACAGCTGACGGTCACCCTTCTCATCTCGCCAGTTGTCTCTGAAACATTGGTGGGGTGGGTTTTCCTTTTGGTACAAACCTGTTTTAATTCTGCAGAACTAACGGAGGATCAGTTGCTGCTACTGCTGGAGTCCTTGGAAGAGAAGATTGTGCCCCAACAGCTTAAGCTGGTGAGAGAAAATACATCACATTTGGCTCAAAACGAAGGGGGAAAGCAGTGTTATTTTACATAAAGCAACATTTAAGATGATGATATAGGTAGCAATATCACAACTTAAGGTAAcactgggaagaagggaaggaataaTTGCTTCAAACTTGGCAGGGATCAAAATActcacttcaagaaaaaaaatcccaagacaTGAAGACCTAAGATTTCTAACAACTGTTTTGCTGATAATAAACATTAAATTGGACACAGCTGActaccatttttctttaaatggtaaTCAGCATTGTCTGGCATCTTtggctcaaaaaaaccccccaaaacacactACAGTTTTAACTTCTTGGACATAATGAATTCACAAGAAACTGGGAACTGAATACATGAGCACGAtaatttttcagggtgaaaagTCTCATATAAAGATGTGGATTATTTTGTGTGCCTGTAAGATGGTAAAGTACCTCACAAGTCAAAGAGATCGTTTACGTACTTAATGACTTCTGCAGACAGGAgcattaaaatactgattttgctttttttgttgttgttgtgaagGTTGCGGCTATCTTGGAACACAACATagaaaaaaaggtgaatttcAGGGTGGATGCCAGCTTGCTCTCCTTCTCACAAGAGAAGGAACAAGAATTGACCATTGCAATGGTTGAGATGAGTGGAGTGACGCTCCAGAAAGACGGTTCTGTTGTCTGTATGGAAGATGCCTTCCCGGCCCTAGCAGCCCTGTGCGTGTCTCTGTATGTCCTCTGTGTTCTGAATAAATAGGTTAGGTTACACGTGTCCTCCCATCAGGAGTGACTTAAAGGGAATCATTTGACAAGTGTGTTACTGCAAGACAGTTTCTCTCTCTAAACCTCACACCCACATAGGTGAGATATTCCTTATTAATGCTCCGTGCTGATttgaaattattaggaaaagcAGACTTAAGGCAAGAAAGCTCCTTATGGAAGCCAGATACcaaagctgatttttctttccccccataCAAGTGCAGAGTGCCAACTGAAAAATCCAGCAGCTCAAATAATCACAAGCCTATCAGCTGCACTTTATGTGATTctgcttttcctaaaaaaaaaaaaaaaaagctagcacaCAGCTGCCCATGCAATCAATAAGGTACAAAGGAATCAATCAGCAATAATTCCCTTATCCTGGTCACACTTGTGATTCATGCATGACTTGTTAAGTGTTAGAAATCCGTAGGATCTCACACCCCTGGTagagcagcacctccagcccaAGATCACACCCCCTACCAGCGAGGAACAAATTACAACATCGCACAACAACGCTACAAATGCTTCGATGACTGCTtcgtaaataaaaaataatcatttcatAATGAATAACTGGCTGTTCTtagaggcaattttttttaatctgcaggtGTTTTCAGTCACTCAGCAGCGCCGTCTGCCTGGAGGCCCGGCTCCCCTCAGGCTACGGGCGGAAGGGGGTGCCCTCAGCCGGGGGCAGTGCTGCTTACCTGGGCGGTCGCTGATGGCTCTAGGAACACTGCCAGCCCAAGTTAGCCCGCCCACACCACGTACCAGCCACGGGGGAAGCCGAGCCCCGGGCCCCTCAGGGCCGTGTGGGGAACCGGCGGCCGCTCCCGGGGCCGGCGCCTCGCACCTTGCCTCAGCGCGGCAGCCGAGGCGCGCCCGCGCATGCGCGGCCCGACGGGCGGGAACCGCCGAGCTTGGGGCGGAAATAGCCGAACGTGGGCCGGAAATACCCGAGAGTGTGGCGGAAACGGCCGAAGTGGCGTGGCGCTCGGCGCTCGACCGTGCGGGCCTGGCAGGTGAGGGCGGGTGCGGCTGGTCGTGCCTGGCgactcccggcgtgccccgcggtTGTTGCAGTGTCACGGCCGGCCCGGCGCGCCCGGCCATGAAGCAGGAGGGCGCATCCCGCCGCCGCGGCGACAAGGCCAAGGCTCCCCCCGacgggccgccgcccgccccccccgacGTGGAGATGCAAgaggaagcggcggcggcgacgaCGGCGGCGGCCGAAACCGGCGGGGAGCGGCAGCCGCAGCGAGAGCTTGACGCCATCACGTtggagggtgaggggggggggacgaGGCCTCGGGCTGAGGGGAACGGGACCGGAGAGGGGTCCCTGTAATGGTGATCTGTGTTGGGGGGGTGTCGGTTGGGGGTTGTCCGTTGTGGGCGAGAGGGACCAGGATCAGCTCAGGGGAGCCTCCGTGAGGGAtccctggaggaggaggggggagggctggggaatggggggggctATAGTGAGGCCgccgggggaagcggggggggggtaTCCTTGTAGAGGAGGGGGTAGTGGGGGGATGCCTGCGGGGGAAGGAAGGTGCGGGGGGGTTTATGTGAGGGAGAGGTGCTGGAAAGGGTGTTGGAGAAGGGAATGGGGGGGtcgctgtggggaaaaggagttGGAGGTGTGTTTTTGGGGAGCCGTGGGAGAGTCGCTGTGAGGACGgggtgtgaggagcaggggggactgcagagatgctgtggtgggagcctgtggggctgcagagggaggatGGAGCCCACAGGGGGCATGAAAGGGAAAGGGACCTGTGGAGGGGCCTTCTCTGAGAAGGGACGGCCTGGGGTCAGATCAGGTCACACAGGACACGGAGGCCACACAGCCCCGGTGCcatgaggggacagagggacccgacagcagcaggatggggcatGTTGTACCTGGAGGGATCCTGGCGCCGGCTTCGCTCTGGTGCATCCTTCGGCAGAGGCCTCTGGGAGATGCCTGTTGACAGCGCATCCCTTGTGCTCCCACAGATATCAAAGAGCACGTGAAGCAGCTGGAGAAGGCTGTGTCGGGGAAGGAGCCGCGCTACGTCCTCCGTGCCCTGCGGGCTTTGCCCTCCACCTCCCGCCGACTCAACTCCAACGTGCTTCACAAAGCCATCAATGGCTTCTTCACCTCCAACAGCACCGTGCGGGACTTCCTCCTCAGCTTCCTGGAGGAGGTACGGCAGCAGGGGATGGGGATAGGCGACCAGCTGCGGAGGGCACGCTTTTCCCACAACGAGGAGCCactgtgtggggcaggagggcactGGGAACGGCAAGGGCTTGGGGATGTTTGGGACGTGCTGACACGGCTGCTCAGGAGCGCATGTGAGATGAGATGCATCGCTGCAGCTcttggcagggatgggatggtagTGCCGGCAGCCTGGGCTGGCTCTTGTGTCACACCTCAAGCAGAGCTGTCACCAGGGTCAGGCTGGGGACAGGCCTCGCTGCAGGCAGAGGCATGAGGAACACTGGAACACTAGGAGGGTGGCAGCGGCGTGGGAGGGACGGGGGTCCAGCACGTCTCTCTCCCCCAGTCCATGGACACGGAAGCAGAGCTGCAGTTTCGCCCGCGGACGGGGAAGGCAGCCTCAGCCCCTCTCTTGCCAGAAGTGGAGACCTACCTCCAGCTGCTTCTTGTCATCTACCTGATGAACAGCAAGAGATACCCAGAGGTGAGATTCCCTGAGCTGCCGGCTCTGAAGCTGAGCTACTCGTCTGGcgctcctgcagcaggcaggatcTGGGGAGCCTCAGGGAGCTGCCTGTCTGCAGCCCCACGCTTTTCCCTTTGTTTCGGCTGTGTTTGGAGGCAGCTCCCAGActcagccctgcagccctggcagtCTCTGCTCTTCCTGGGCAGCACTTCCTCTGCTCTgacctctcttcccctcctgcaggCTCAGAAAGTCTCTGATGACCTGATGCAGAAGATCAGCTCTCAAAACCGCCGGGCTCTTGACCTGGTGGTGGCAAAATGTTATTACTACCACTCGCGCATCTACGAATTCCTGAATAAACTCGATGTGGTCAGGAGGTAGGGTGGGTCCTGGGTGCGGGCTCTCCCCAGTCTTGGTCCCGCGCACCCTGGTGAGCAGGgctgtttctttcctcctccctgacaCGCTCGCTCCCTTTCCTGCAGCTTCCTGCATGCCCGGCTGCGGACGGCCACGCTGCGCCACGACGCAGACGGGCAGGCCACCCTCCTGAACCTGCTGCTGAGGAACTATCTCCACTACAACCTCTATGACCAAGCGGAAAAGCTTGTCTCCAAGTCGGTGTTTCCCGAGCAGGCCAACAACAACGAGTGGGCTCGGTACCTCTATTACACAGGTGAGATGCAGAGGGTCCCGCGTGGCGCTGGCAGGTCGGGCTGCCCCCAAGATCAAGGGCTCTGGTTCCCCAGAGAACCCGTTTGAGCAGCTGGAGGTGGGGCAGGATTTGAAGCCCCATCCGAGCGTATCCAGTTGGATTCACTCGGTGGCTTTTCCAAACGCCTTCTGCCCTGTGTGAACGCAGGGCGCATCAAGGCCATCCAGCTGGAGTACTCGGAGGCGCGGAGGACCATGACGAACGCCCTGCGGAAGGCACCGCAGCACACGGCCGTCGGCTTCAAGCAGACGGTGAGCGGGGGCAGGAAGCTTGTGGGGTTTGGTACCTCCCAGgtccccagggaagctgccaccCTCAGAAGAAGGGCTCACCGTCTCTTTTTCTGCTCAAGGTGCACAAGCTGCTCATCGTGGTGGAGCTGCTGCTCGGGGAGATCCCAGACAGGCTCCAGTTCAGACAACCCTCCCTCAAGCGGTCGCTCATGCCCTACTTCCTCCTGACCCAGGGTACGACAGGCCGCTCCTGCCCGCGCTCGGTCCCTCTCTGGTGTCTTGGTGCTCTGAGGGAGCAGCGGGggtttctcccctcttccctcgATGGGACTCAGCCGCAGActccacctggggaggaggaggcagccccTAAGCAGAGGGGCTGGCGGGCCCGGGAGCCAGCCGTGCCTCGCTCTCCCCACCCCGGCCCTCGCTCCTTCCCCAGTTAACACATTGTCTCCTCCAGCCGTCAGGACCGGGAACCTGGCCAAGTTCAACCAAGTCCTCGATCAGTTTGGGGACAAGTTCCAGGCCGACGGCACCTACACCCTGATCATTCGTCTGAGGCACAACGTCATCAAGACGGGTAGGAGACTGTCGCTGGGGTGTTTGGGGACGCCATCACGGCCGGTACCGGGGGCTTGGCGGGCCTGGGGCTGCCTGGACGGGGGGCTCCACTCTCGTTCCTCCTGCGCAGGTGTCCGTATGATCAGCCTCTCCTATTCTCGCATCTCCCTGGCCGATATTGCCCAGAAGCTGCAGCTGGACAGTCCGGAGGATGCCGAGTTCATCGTCGCCAAGGTAGCTGCCTATGAAGTCCTGTCCCTCTGGGTCCcgggctgcccgcagcccccggttCTCGCAGTTGGCCTTGCTCTCCCGCCTCTGCCCAGTCCCTGCAGCGCTCCTTGCCTGGGGCAGCTGCTGGTTTTAGGTTGAGACCCCTCCAGGGGCTGATGGGGACACTCAGGGCACCAAGTCCCCTCTCTGTGCGCTGTGTCCTGAGCCCAGCGCTCCTGTCACAGCA
Proteins encoded:
- the PSMD3 gene encoding 26S proteasome non-ATPase regulatory subunit 3, whose amino-acid sequence is MKQEGASRRRGDKAKAPPDGPPPAPPDVEMQEEAAAATTAAAETGGERQPQRELDAITLEDIKEHVKQLEKAVSGKEPRYVLRALRALPSTSRRLNSNVLHKAINGFFTSNSTVRDFLLSFLEESMDTEAELQFRPRTGKAASAPLLPEVETYLQLLLVIYLMNSKRYPEAQKVSDDLMQKISSQNRRALDLVVAKCYYYHSRIYEFLNKLDVVRSFLHARLRTATLRHDADGQATLLNLLLRNYLHYNLYDQAEKLVSKSVFPEQANNNEWARYLYYTGRIKAIQLEYSEARRTMTNALRKAPQHTAVGFKQTVHKLLIVVELLLGEIPDRLQFRQPSLKRSLMPYFLLTQAVRTGNLAKFNQVLDQFGDKFQADGTYTLIIRLRHNVIKTGVRMISLSYSRISLADIAQKLQLDSPEDAEFIVAKAIRDGVIEASINHEKGYVQSKEMIDIYSTREPQLAFHQRISFCLDIHNMSVKAMRFPPKSYNKDLESAEERREREQQDLEFAKEMAEDDDDGFP
- the GSDMA gene encoding gasdermin-A, translated to MIKKVIQSIVNQMGSGSDLVLVHSILDQEQIRPLCLVTIQEKKMFQKSPHYRRAPFKLEDVLLPGEDDKSTESLFPKGGHREPMQFTVTKSVNDRVDGNLSLPVEPANIEVNAAASASKEWSIKLEMNHIPVQEIQALSTKRKINMNHSFIQQLQKSGERLHMVYETIETSEDTTCKASSEIGGGLKTWIYAKLCAKGTREKKQSITIPKGCTLAFRVIPLDITDGSWDLDYFTSKSLLVSDGFSTGKLGELEVEVRGTCQVLSKLSLDVSVILLKAIKAVMRDRNLFQELTQKMEAVLHETGSCELKTESPDLKNLLSILQYSSRQLLLQMAGAIAYVLDALDELTEDQLLLLLESLEEKIVPQQLKLVAAILEHNIEKKVNFRVDASLLSFSQEKEQELTIAMVEMSGVTLQKDGSVVCMEDAFPALAALCVSLYVLCVLNK